From one Lycium ferocissimum isolate CSIRO_LF1 chromosome 5, AGI_CSIRO_Lferr_CH_V1, whole genome shotgun sequence genomic stretch:
- the LOC132056185 gene encoding dihydropyrimidine dehydrogenase (NADP(+)), chloroplastic: protein MASLGLAQQIRIGLDGHSGTEFPMMGRAGRVRRSNYGRNRVGFRIMASETIEPDLSVTVNGLKMPNPFVIGSGPPGTNYTVMKRAFDEGWGGVIAKTVSLEADKVKNVTPRYAKLRAAANGSAKGQIIGWQNIELISDRPLETMLKEFKQLKEEYPDRILIASIMEEYNKAAWEELIYKVEETGIDAIEVNFSCPHGMPERRMGAAVGQDCDLLEEVSGWINAVATVPVWAKMTPNITDITKPARVALNQGSEGVSAINTIMSVMGINLDTLRPEPCVEGYSTPGGYSAKAVHPIALAKVMNIARMMKSEFGDKDYSLSAIGGVETGADAAEFILLGANTVQVCTGVMMHGYGLVKTLCSELKDFMRKHNFSSIEDFRGASLDYFTTHTDLVNRQHEAIRQRKAIKKGLQSDKDWTGDGFVQETESMVSN, encoded by the exons aTGGCGTCTCTTGGATTGGCTCAACAAATTAGAATTGGACTTGATGGTCATTCGGGTACTGAATTCCCTATGATGGGTCGGGCGGGTCGGGTCCGTCGGTCGAATTATGGTAGAAACCGAGTTGGGTTTAGAATTATGGCGTCTGAGACTATTGAGCCTGATCTCAGTGTTACTGTTAACGGGTTGAAAATGCCCAACCCATTTGTTATCGGGTCGGGTCCTCCTGGGACTAACTATACAGTTATGAAGAGAGCTTTTGATGAAGGCTGGGGTGGTGTTATCGCCAAAACG GTGTCTTTGGAGGCCGATAAAGTTAAAAATGTGACCCCAAGATATGCTAAATTAAGAGCAGCAGCAAATGGTTCTGCCAAAGGGCAAATTATTGGGTGGCAGAATATTGAGCTCATTAGTGATCGACCTCTGGAGACAATGCTAAAAGAGTTTAAGCAGTTGAAAGAAGAGTATCCAGATAGGATACTTATTGCTTCTATCATGGAAGAGTACAACAAAGCTGCTTGGGAGGAACTTATTTACAAAGTTGAAGAAACTGGAATT GATGCAATTGAAGTCAACTTCTCATGCCCTCATGGTATGCCAGAGCGTAGAATGGGTGCTGCTGTTGGTCAAGACTGTGATCTCTTGGAGGAGGTTTCCGGATGGATTAATGCTGTAGCCACAGTGCCAGTTTGGGCAAAGATGACTCCTAATATCACCGACATTACAAAG CCGGCTAGGGTAGCTCTTAACCAAGGGTCCGAGGGGGTGTCTGCTATAAATACAATCATGAGTGTAATGGGAATCAATCTTGACACCTTAAGGCCCGAGCCTTGTGTTGAGGG ATACTCTACTCCCGGAGGCTACTCAGCAAAGGCAGTGCATCCAATTGCCCTTGCTAAAGTAATGAACATTGCACGGATGATGAAGTCAGAATTTGGAGATAAGGACTATTCACTCTCTGCTATTGGGGGAGTCGAGACAGGTGCTGATGCCGCCGAGTTTATTCTTCTCGGAGCAAATACTGTACAG GTTTGTACCGGTGTCATGATGCATGGATATGGACTTGTGAAAACGTTGTGCTCTGAGCTGAAAGATTTCATGAGAAAGCACAATTTTTCATCAATAGAAGATTTCAGAGG AGCATCACTTGACTACTTCACGACTCACACGGATTTGGTGAATAGGCAGCATGAAGCAATACGTCAAAGGAAAGCGATTAAGAAAGGTTTACAATCTGACAAAGACTGGACAGGAGATGGTTTTGTGCAAGAAACTGAAAGCATGGTTTCCAACTAG